A single genomic interval of Fusarium verticillioides 7600 chromosome 8, whole genome shotgun sequence harbors:
- a CDS encoding hypothetical protein (At least one base has a quality score < 10), with protein sequence MHSTALPARDLALHGSWDPGARMELFTHPADEIHRTHKRQNTGTGAGPKPKRHCLSLNQQRFDSDIEGRVSGAVSKPGRANRQDPSSSSSSVSPDFAQQPGHPRSDNATSSGTSTGGVYPGGSVGAVNVQGLGSPPQDLPSPECSLSASSEQANPRHGSHATPLHPTISSGHGLSPESSASDSDCSSGPSSSESSGPASGQPSSQTLRSQPPPEVSFLNKGTCSDTCSNEEASRSVNGSQLISPLGDDAGHLRTDRTELELDFPLRGGAEDVPGSSASTDTLGDSPSQEVQAQTDLGRNSDDDDDSDHSDTLDQLESDFNDLLSLDPGRPINGSLSRDEAIASRLQDENSDLEVWEAAEDVPAPDTGHDNVSRPGTPPTGIRRALATAHSPEPKRPSETSDEDDTESVDDTCSGFSGSNGVDDDERIVQLEDREEGNEESDVDNDLLGQLDEIVADHSGSDCFETHARPLGMRPSSDSNDSDEEARPQNESSDDDEVSEEEIGYISDARDTNVEIKDETGSASLNIPSSSTNSIVFPNETTSSGKLPLALDKLEEREVVRITRELSACVRCRFQKIKCIIDEQNPEGQCKTCKNFSKTSPKTIHRVPCLRLRIADVVLYRSGGLKLTRRWTGIEMRDIGDRLDTVAVTIEVSQNLCSKPLRMNVVRFKPIDGDVTARYWTDSLLGKETLKKKELANYCLENIYETAESVRQYTIDNALPAFYHTIQEESESEAGEVPIIRTYLTAMARYLDLHVRQLSPDTSLTLNPSQNEHKSSGSLSRDDAKELEIFGNLFILWCAIRKRSPSPQLQLHPTLIPPRTHCRVSLHRRQRNTRHAPRNRRQILPSLRQSVCPSHGSRPIRHPQLQRGPRAVQGEAPTRHRLAVQPGQESMVVHNLSRRLHTHARGESHDSRSVPACQSQLWIKFTILDSRLC encoded by the exons ATGCACTCGACAGCTTTGCCTGCACGGGACCTTGCGCTTCATGGGTCTTGGGACCCAGGTGCCAGAATGGAGCTTTTTACTCATCCAGCTGATGAGATCCAC AGAACTCACAAGCGGCAGAATACGGGCACGGGCGCTGGGCCGAAACCAAAACGTCactgcttgagcttgaaccaACAGCGATTTGATAGTG ATATTGAAGGTCGTGTGTCGGGAGCAGTGTCCAAGCCTGGACGTGCTAACCGGCAGGATCCaagctcttcgtcgtccaGCGTATCGCCAGACTTTGCTCAGCAACCTGGACACCCCAGGTCAGACAATGCTACTTCTAGTGGCACTTCCACAGGGGGCGTGTATCCTGGTGGGAGTGTCGGTGCTGTGAATGTTCAGGGCTTGGGGAGTCCTCCTCAGGATCTTCCATCACCCGAATGTTctctctcagcatcatctgaACAAGCAAATCCACGCCATGGAAGTCATGCTACCCCTCTGCATCCGACAATCTCATCCGGACACGGATTAAGCCCCGAGAGTTCAGCTTCAGACTCTGATTGCAGTTCCGGTCCCAGCTCTAGCGAGTCTTCGGGTCCTGCTTCTGGACAACCTTCGAGTCAGACACTCCGAAGCCAGCCCCCACCAGAAGTATCTTTTCTAAACAAAGGTACATGTTCTGATACTTGTTCAaatgaagaagcttctcgtTCAGTCAATGGCAGCCAGTTAATCTCTCCACTTGGTGACGATGCGGGTCACCTACGAACGGACAGGACAGAGCTAGAGCTAGACTTCCCTTTGAGGGGGGGTGCGGAAGATGTACCTGGCTCTTCAGCCTCTACGGATACGCTGGGAGACTCCCCGAgtcaagaagtccaagctcAGACTGACCTTGGTCGGAActctgatgatgacgacgactcAGATCACTCAGACACCCTTGACCAGTTAGAGAGTGATTTCAATGATTTGCTGTCTCTCGACCCTGGAAGGCCCATCAATGGTTCGCTCTCAAGAGACGAGGCCATTGCTAGCAGACTTCAGGATGAGAATTCTGACCTTGAGGTCTgggaggctgctgaagacgTCCCTGCACCAGATACAGGTCATGATAACGTTAGCCGCCCAGGAACCCCTCCGACTGGCATCCGACGCGCCCTCGCTACTGCGCACTCCCCAGAACCAAAGCGTCCCTCTGAAAcaagtgatgaagacgatacTGAAAGTGTTGATGACACATGTAGCGGTTTCAGTGGGAGCAACGGagtagatgatgatgaacggATTGTCCAACTAGAAGATCGGGAAGAAGGTAATGAAGAGTCCGATGTAgacaatgatcttcttggaCAATTAGACGAGATTGTAGCCGATCACTCAGGCTCGGACTGCTTCGAGACACATGCTCGTCCCCTGGGCATGCGACCCTCTTCGGACAGCAATGAttctgatgaagaggccagaCCCCAGAATGAGTCAtccgacgacgacgaggtATCGGAAGAAGAGATTGGGTATATCTCGGACGCTCGCGACACTAATGTTGAAATCAAAGACGAAACAGGGTCGGCTAGCTTGAAtattccatcatcttcgacaaACAGCATCGTTTTCCCAAATGAAACAACCAGCTCTGGAAAGCTTCCCCTCGCACTCGACAAACTCGAGGAACGTGAGGTTGTACGGATCACACGAGAGCTCAGCGCTTGTGTTCGTTGCCGGTTCCAAAAAATCAAA TGCATCATAGACGAGCAGAACCCAGAAGGACAATGCAAAACGTGCAagaacttctccaagacGTCGCCAAAGACAATCCATCGCGTTCCATGCTTGCGACTCCGAATTGCCGACGTCGTTCTTTATCGAAGCGGCGGGCTCAAACTCACGAGACGATGGACGGGCATCGAAATGCGAGATATTGGGGATCGACTCGATACGGTTGCTGTTACGATTGAGGTATCACAGAACCTTTGTAGCAAACCTCTTCGAATGAACGTTGTGCGATTCAAACCCATCGATGGGGACGTGACTGCCCGATATTGGACTGATAGCCTTCTCGGGAAGGagacgttgaagaagaaggaactAGCCAACTACTGCCTTGAAAATATCTACGAAACGGCCGAAAGCGTGCGACAATACACAATCGACAATGCTCTTCCAGCCTTTTACCACACCATCCAAGAGGAGAGTGAatcagaagctggagaagtGCCCATCATCAGAACGTACCTTACGGCCATGGCTCGGTACCTGGACCTTCACGTACGTCAATTGAGTCCCGACACGAGCCTTACACTGAACCCCTCGCAGAATGAACATAAATCCAGCGGGAGCCTCTCTAGAGACGATGCAAAAGAGCTTGAGATATTCGGCAATCTTTTTATTCTCTGGTGCGCCATCCGTAAGCGCTCCCCTTCACCCCAGCTCCAATTGCATCCCACTCTAATCCCGCCCAGAACACACTGTAGGGTCTCTCTACATCGAAGGCAACGAAACACTAGGCATGCTCCCCGAAACCGAAGACAAATCCTACCCTCTCTACGGCAAAGTGTCTGTCCCTCGCATGGTAGTCGCCCAATTCGACACCCTCAATTACAACGAGGTCCTCGAGCGGtacaaggagaagctcctACGCGACATCGATTGGCTGTTCAGCCAGGACAAGAATCGATGGTGGTTCACAATCTatctcgtcgtcttcatACTCATGCGCGAGGCGAGTCGCATGACAGCAGATCGGTACCGGCATGCCAGAGCCAATTATGGATCAAGT TTACGATACTCGATTCCAGACTTTGTTGA
- a CDS encoding hypothetical protein (At least one base has a quality score < 10), with protein MHSTALPARDLALHGSWDPGARMELFTHPADEIHRTHKRQNTGTGAGPKPKRHCLSLNQQRFDSDIEGRVSGAVSKPGRANRQDPSSSSSSVSPDFAQQPGHPRSDNATSSGTSTGGVYPGGSVGAVNVQGLGSPPQDLPSPECSLSASSEQANPRHGSHATPLHPTISSGHGLSPESSASDSDCSSGPSSSESSGPASGQPSSQTLRSQPPPEVSFLNKGTCSDTCSNEEASRSVNGSQLISPLGDDAGHLRTDRTELELDFPLRGGAEDVPGSSASTDTLGDSPSQEVQAQTDLGRNSDDDDDSDHSDTLDQLESDFNDLLSLDPGRPINGSLSRDEAIASRLQDENSDLEVWEAAEDVPAPDTGHDNVSRPGTPPTGIRRALATAHSPEPKRPSETSDEDDTESVDDTCSGFSGSNGVDDDERIVQLEDREEGNEESDVDNDLLGQLDEIVADHSGSDCFETHARPLGMRPSSDSNDSDEEARPQNESSDDDEVSEEEIGYISDARDTNVEIKDETGSASLNIPSSSTNSIVFPNETTSSGKLPLALDKLEEREVVRITRELSACVRCRFQKIKCIIDEQNPEGQCKTCKNFSKTSPKTIHRVPCLRLRIADVVLYRSGGLKLTRRWTGIEMRDIGDRLDTVAVTIEVSQNLCSKPLRMNVVRFKPIDGDVTARYWTDSLLGKETLKKKELANYCLENIYETAESVRQYTIDNALPAFYHTIQEESESEAGEVPIIRTYLTAMARYLDLHNEHKSSGSLSRDDAKELEIFGNLFILWCAIRKRSPSPQLQLHPTLIPPRTHCRVSLHRRQRNTRHAPRNRRQILPSLRQSVCPSHGSRPIRHPQLQRGPRAVQGEAPTRHRLAVQPGQESMVVHNLSRRLHTHARGESHDSRSVPACQSQLWIKFTILDSRLC; from the exons ATGCACTCGACAGCTTTGCCTGCACGGGACCTTGCGCTTCATGGGTCTTGGGACCCAGGTGCCAGAATGGAGCTTTTTACTCATCCAGCTGATGAGATCCAC AGAACTCACAAGCGGCAGAATACGGGCACGGGCGCTGGGCCGAAACCAAAACGTCactgcttgagcttgaaccaACAGCGATTTGATAGTG ATATTGAAGGTCGTGTGTCGGGAGCAGTGTCCAAGCCTGGACGTGCTAACCGGCAGGATCCaagctcttcgtcgtccaGCGTATCGCCAGACTTTGCTCAGCAACCTGGACACCCCAGGTCAGACAATGCTACTTCTAGTGGCACTTCCACAGGGGGCGTGTATCCTGGTGGGAGTGTCGGTGCTGTGAATGTTCAGGGCTTGGGGAGTCCTCCTCAGGATCTTCCATCACCCGAATGTTctctctcagcatcatctgaACAAGCAAATCCACGCCATGGAAGTCATGCTACCCCTCTGCATCCGACAATCTCATCCGGACACGGATTAAGCCCCGAGAGTTCAGCTTCAGACTCTGATTGCAGTTCCGGTCCCAGCTCTAGCGAGTCTTCGGGTCCTGCTTCTGGACAACCTTCGAGTCAGACACTCCGAAGCCAGCCCCCACCAGAAGTATCTTTTCTAAACAAAGGTACATGTTCTGATACTTGTTCAaatgaagaagcttctcgtTCAGTCAATGGCAGCCAGTTAATCTCTCCACTTGGTGACGATGCGGGTCACCTACGAACGGACAGGACAGAGCTAGAGCTAGACTTCCCTTTGAGGGGGGGTGCGGAAGATGTACCTGGCTCTTCAGCCTCTACGGATACGCTGGGAGACTCCCCGAgtcaagaagtccaagctcAGACTGACCTTGGTCGGAActctgatgatgacgacgactcAGATCACTCAGACACCCTTGACCAGTTAGAGAGTGATTTCAATGATTTGCTGTCTCTCGACCCTGGAAGGCCCATCAATGGTTCGCTCTCAAGAGACGAGGCCATTGCTAGCAGACTTCAGGATGAGAATTCTGACCTTGAGGTCTgggaggctgctgaagacgTCCCTGCACCAGATACAGGTCATGATAACGTTAGCCGCCCAGGAACCCCTCCGACTGGCATCCGACGCGCCCTCGCTACTGCGCACTCCCCAGAACCAAAGCGTCCCTCTGAAAcaagtgatgaagacgatacTGAAAGTGTTGATGACACATGTAGCGGTTTCAGTGGGAGCAACGGagtagatgatgatgaacggATTGTCCAACTAGAAGATCGGGAAGAAGGTAATGAAGAGTCCGATGTAgacaatgatcttcttggaCAATTAGACGAGATTGTAGCCGATCACTCAGGCTCGGACTGCTTCGAGACACATGCTCGTCCCCTGGGCATGCGACCCTCTTCGGACAGCAATGAttctgatgaagaggccagaCCCCAGAATGAGTCAtccgacgacgacgaggtATCGGAAGAAGAGATTGGGTATATCTCGGACGCTCGCGACACTAATGTTGAAATCAAAGACGAAACAGGGTCGGCTAGCTTGAAtattccatcatcttcgacaaACAGCATCGTTTTCCCAAATGAAACAACCAGCTCTGGAAAGCTTCCCCTCGCACTCGACAAACTCGAGGAACGTGAGGTTGTACGGATCACACGAGAGCTCAGCGCTTGTGTTCGTTGCCGGTTCCAAAAAATCAAA TGCATCATAGACGAGCAGAACCCAGAAGGACAATGCAAAACGTGCAagaacttctccaagacGTCGCCAAAGACAATCCATCGCGTTCCATGCTTGCGACTCCGAATTGCCGACGTCGTTCTTTATCGAAGCGGCGGGCTCAAACTCACGAGACGATGGACGGGCATCGAAATGCGAGATATTGGGGATCGACTCGATACGGTTGCTGTTACGATTGAGGTATCACAGAACCTTTGTAGCAAACCTCTTCGAATGAACGTTGTGCGATTCAAACCCATCGATGGGGACGTGACTGCCCGATATTGGACTGATAGCCTTCTCGGGAAGGagacgttgaagaagaaggaactAGCCAACTACTGCCTTGAAAATATCTACGAAACGGCCGAAAGCGTGCGACAATACACAATCGACAATGCTCTTCCAGCCTTTTACCACACCATCCAAGAGGAGAGTGAatcagaagctggagaagtGCCCATCATCAGAACGTACCTTACGGCCATGGCTCGGTACCTGGACCTTCAC AATGAACATAAATCCAGCGGGAGCCTCTCTAGAGACGATGCAAAAGAGCTTGAGATATTCGGCAATCTTTTTATTCTCTGGTGCGCCATCCGTAAGCGCTCCCCTTCACCCCAGCTCCAATTGCATCCCACTCTAATCCCGCCCAGAACACACTGTAGGGTCTCTCTACATCGAAGGCAACGAAACACTAGGCATGCTCCCCGAAACCGAAGACAAATCCTACCCTCTCTACGGCAAAGTGTCTGTCCCTCGCATGGTAGTCGCCCAATTCGACACCCTCAATTACAACGAGGTCCTCGAGCGGtacaaggagaagctcctACGCGACATCGATTGGCTGTTCAGCCAGGACAAGAATCGATGGTGGTTCACAATCTatctcgtcgtcttcatACTCATGCGCGAGGCGAGTCGCATGACAGCAGATCGGTACCGGCATGCCAGAGCCAATTATGGATCAAGT TTACGATACTCGATTCCAGACTTTGTTGA